A genomic segment from Legionella quinlivanii encodes:
- a CDS encoding Lpg1974 family pore-forming outer membrane protein has product MDKVFIKTFLVAALQCFNSTSFAGAMGTTDNLFNVFIPNLKPGFDLSLSALILQPQAGNLGWGAVTTVLPIPTPQWQIKSFDPDYRAGFQAGARYIFANSGTDLQLNWFSLSTNYKDAVNVNPVSQWISPFSQTGTPPTGGEITGVASLNSAKAKLTFNYNAVNLDVGKFVNLGSNLQTRFFTGLSSTRIKEKLVSNFYGGSKVNFSLNNTSTYIGVGPRLGLANDYYIHQGIHFIGQFASSLLIGNMQPAQYKFKAISSDLALVGIAVNSEQLSSSSVTQLVPELDAKIGLSYSHILQKGHELSVELGYMGAVYFNPLSAYETNTNVIALDSGSLSTSSVKHVQSNFSVAGPYLSLHFKC; this is encoded by the coding sequence ATGGATAAAGTCTTTATAAAAACGTTTCTAGTAGCGGCTCTGCAATGCTTTAATAGCACGAGCTTTGCAGGCGCTATGGGCACTACGGATAACCTCTTTAATGTATTTATCCCAAATTTAAAACCGGGTTTTGATCTATCCTTAAGTGCACTTATTTTGCAACCTCAGGCTGGAAATTTAGGATGGGGAGCGGTCACAACTGTTCTGCCTATTCCCACCCCTCAATGGCAAATAAAATCGTTTGATCCTGATTATCGAGCAGGATTTCAAGCAGGAGCACGCTATATTTTTGCAAACTCAGGCACAGACCTTCAATTAAATTGGTTTTCATTAAGCACTAATTATAAAGATGCTGTCAATGTCAATCCTGTATCGCAATGGATATCGCCGTTTTCTCAAACAGGTACTCCTCCAACTGGCGGTGAAATCACCGGTGTTGCTTCCTTAAATAGTGCAAAAGCTAAATTAACTTTCAATTATAATGCTGTGAATTTAGATGTTGGCAAATTTGTTAACTTGGGCTCAAACTTACAAACTCGCTTCTTTACAGGTTTGAGTAGCACCAGGATTAAAGAAAAATTAGTTTCTAATTTTTATGGGGGATCAAAAGTCAATTTTTCTTTAAATAATACTTCAACTTATATCGGTGTAGGCCCACGATTAGGATTAGCGAATGACTATTATATCCATCAAGGTATTCATTTTATAGGTCAGTTCGCGAGTAGCCTTTTAATCGGTAACATGCAACCTGCACAATATAAATTTAAGGCAATTTCTTCTGATTTAGCATTAGTAGGAATTGCTGTTAATAGTGAGCAGCTATCCAGTTCCAGTGTGACTCAACTTGTTCCAGAGCTTGATGCAAAAATTGGATTAAGTTATAGCCATATTCTGCAAAAGGGCCATGAGCTTAGCGTTGAGCTCGGTTATATGGGGGCTGTTTACTTTAATCCCTTATCAGCTTATGAAACAAATACCAATGTAATTGCTTTAGATTCGGGGTCGTTATCCACATCTAGTGTAAAACATGTACAAAGTAATTTTTCAGTTGCTGGGCCCTACCTGTCTTTACATTTTAAATGCTGA
- a CDS encoding ATP-binding cassette domain-containing protein has protein sequence MSIVTLNKVILNVGGNRLLDEADWQIQPQDRVALVGRNGAGKSSLLRLLQGEMLPDSGQINRLSGLRVAGLTQEVPVHDNETVYHFLVKSLGETGEVLAEFYHLSQGEDLSALARCQQQMDNLHAWDLLPRVDTMASRLGIDPSSRMDKLSGGMKRRALLAAALIANPDLLLLDEPTNHLDVEAIEWLESYLKTYQGAVLLVTHDREFLSAVSNRIVEIDRGKLYTHECDYETYLDRREAMRVTEQRHNELFDKRLAEEEAWIRTGIKARRTRNEGRVRALKAMREQYKARRNQQGKVKGINLEIAHSGNVVIEAEKLNYQIGGKTILRDFSLLLSRGDKLGIIGPNGCGKTTLVRLLLGELTPDSGLVKQGTSLAVAYFDQLRRQLDEQQTVMANVADGADHVSINGKQKHVASYLKDFLFPSERFNQPVSSLSGGERNRLLLAKLLAKPVNFLVMDEPTNDLDIETMELLETMLIDYPGTLILISHDRAFINQVVTSVLVWEGEGQFNEYVGGYDDYQMQKKAQRQSPSAASTARTSPKRTNTSSKLSFNEQRELSQLPQQIETLEAKVAEAQLKMTEADFYQQDAQAIALFGQQLQADEAELTRLYSRWEELEG, from the coding sequence ATGAGTATTGTGACATTAAACAAGGTCATCTTAAATGTAGGCGGCAACAGATTGCTTGATGAAGCCGATTGGCAAATCCAGCCGCAGGATCGTGTTGCCCTGGTGGGGCGGAATGGGGCCGGCAAATCCTCCTTGCTGCGCTTATTGCAAGGTGAGATGCTGCCTGACAGTGGCCAGATAAACCGTCTAAGCGGTCTTAGAGTTGCGGGATTAACTCAGGAAGTTCCTGTGCACGATAATGAAACAGTGTATCATTTTCTGGTGAAAAGTCTGGGTGAAACGGGTGAGGTGTTAGCCGAATTCTACCATTTGTCTCAAGGTGAGGATTTATCTGCTTTAGCTCGTTGCCAACAGCAAATGGACAATTTGCATGCCTGGGATCTATTGCCTCGGGTAGATACAATGGCTTCGCGTCTGGGTATTGATCCTTCCTCAAGAATGGACAAATTGTCTGGAGGGATGAAAAGGCGGGCATTGCTTGCAGCGGCGCTGATTGCCAATCCTGATCTACTGCTACTGGACGAACCGACCAACCATCTGGACGTAGAAGCTATTGAATGGTTGGAATCCTATCTAAAAACCTATCAGGGAGCGGTTTTACTCGTGACTCACGATCGTGAGTTTCTTAGTGCTGTATCCAATCGTATTGTTGAAATCGATCGCGGTAAACTCTACACCCATGAATGTGATTACGAAACCTATCTTGACCGGCGTGAGGCAATGCGGGTGACCGAGCAGCGTCATAATGAATTATTCGATAAGCGTTTAGCGGAAGAAGAAGCCTGGATCCGTACTGGCATTAAGGCCAGGCGTACTCGCAATGAAGGCCGGGTTCGTGCTTTGAAAGCCATGCGGGAACAGTATAAAGCGCGCCGAAACCAGCAAGGTAAAGTCAAAGGCATTAATCTTGAGATTGCTCATTCGGGGAATGTGGTCATTGAGGCAGAAAAGCTTAATTATCAGATAGGGGGTAAAACGATTCTTCGCGATTTCTCGCTGCTGCTTTCCCGCGGGGATAAATTGGGTATTATTGGACCTAATGGCTGTGGTAAAACTACACTTGTTCGTCTGCTTCTTGGTGAATTGACCCCCGATTCAGGCCTGGTGAAACAGGGCACATCGCTGGCGGTAGCCTATTTTGATCAGCTTAGAAGGCAATTGGACGAGCAACAGACCGTGATGGCAAACGTTGCAGATGGGGCGGATCACGTCAGCATCAATGGCAAGCAAAAACATGTTGCCAGTTATCTGAAGGATTTTTTGTTCCCCTCGGAGCGCTTTAACCAGCCTGTTTCCAGTTTGTCCGGAGGCGAAAGAAACCGTTTGTTATTGGCGAAATTACTGGCTAAACCGGTCAATTTTCTGGTTATGGATGAACCAACTAATGATCTTGATATAGAAACCATGGAACTTCTTGAAACCATGCTGATAGATTACCCTGGAACCTTAATTTTGATCAGCCATGATCGCGCATTTATCAATCAGGTGGTGACCAGTGTGCTGGTATGGGAAGGGGAAGGACAGTTTAACGAGTATGTGGGTGGATACGATGATTACCAGATGCAGAAGAAAGCCCAAAGACAGTCTCCCTCCGCAGCTTCAACAGCCAGGACTTCGCCAAAACGGACCAACACTTCGAGTAAGCTAAGTTTTAATGAGCAACGTGAACTTTCGCAATTGCCGCAGCAGATAGAAACGCTGGAGGCAAAAGTTGCTGAAGCGCAGTTAAAAATGACAGAAGCTGATTTTTACCAACAGGATGCACAGGCGATTGCCTTATTCGGCCAGCAGTTACAGGCAGATGAAGCGGAGCTCACGAGATTATATTCTCGATGGGAGGAGTTGGAGGGTTAG
- a CDS encoding retropepsin-like aspartic protease family protein — protein sequence MDNNQYAQTGRRMFIITWLLLFALLFIFFYFHSQSDKGRVESHPGKVIIKADAQGHYRIDGAIDGQPVHFIIDTGATLLAIPEKVARDLNLIGRYPIRMQTAKGTVEGSLTRVNKLSFGNFTLHNVKAVIILGAEDDMLLMGMNVLSHFSLTQTNKTLVIKKSDEQ from the coding sequence GTGGATAATAATCAGTACGCCCAAACCGGGCGTCGGATGTTTATTATCACTTGGCTCCTCCTTTTTGCTTTGCTGTTTATATTTTTTTATTTCCATAGCCAATCCGACAAAGGCCGTGTTGAAAGCCATCCAGGCAAAGTGATCATTAAGGCAGATGCGCAGGGCCATTATCGTATCGATGGCGCTATTGATGGCCAACCTGTCCATTTTATCATTGATACAGGGGCTACACTGTTAGCGATACCAGAAAAAGTTGCGCGGGATTTAAATTTAATCGGGCGCTATCCAATCCGTATGCAAACCGCAAAAGGAACCGTTGAAGGCTCGCTGACAAGGGTAAATAAACTCTCTTTCGGCAATTTTACCTTACATAATGTGAAAGCCGTGATTATTTTAGGTGCTGAAGATGACATGCTGTTAATGGGTATGAACGTTCTTTCGCATTTTAGCCTGACGCAAACTAATAAGACATTAGTGATTAAGAAATCCGATGAGCAGTAG
- a CDS encoding RidA family protein, protein MQPIHSEQAPAAIGTYSQAIRCGDTVYLSGQIPLDPATGVLCSDEIRLQIDQVLNNLTAVCQASGGSLANIVKLNVYLTDLNHFPLVNEAMSRFFVEPYPARAAIGVSALPRGSQVEMDGIMVLDKSVTG, encoded by the coding sequence ATGCAACCAATTCATAGTGAACAAGCTCCGGCTGCTATTGGAACTTATAGTCAGGCTATCCGCTGCGGCGATACAGTTTATCTTTCCGGTCAAATCCCATTGGATCCCGCGACCGGTGTTTTATGTAGTGATGAAATCCGACTGCAAATAGATCAGGTATTAAATAATTTAACCGCCGTTTGTCAGGCATCAGGCGGCAGCTTGGCTAATATTGTCAAGTTGAATGTTTATCTGACCGACTTAAATCATTTTCCTCTGGTAAATGAAGCAATGAGCCGCTTTTTTGTCGAGCCTTATCCTGCTCGCGCTGCCATTGGCGTGTCAGCATTGCCGCGTGGCTCGCAGGTCGAAATGGATGGCATTATGGTACTTGATAAGTCTGTTACGGGATAG
- the spoT gene encoding bifunctional GTP diphosphokinase/guanosine-3',5'-bis pyrophosphate 3'-pyrophosphohydrolase → MSYFKELHEELQHYLEQQQVEKCHQAYLVAEKAHHGQMRRSGEPYITHPVAAALILARMRLDYQTIMATLLHDVVEDTSISKEELSQLFGEEVTALVDGVTKLTKIKFESRAEAQAENFRKMVLAMVKDIRVIIVKLADRYHNMKTLGAMPSSKRRRIAIETLEIYAPIANRLGMHAIYVGLEDLGFQALYPMRFRAIKSAVEKSRGNRRELTQKIEHDLEEALQQLNIPYEHVFGRQKHLYSIYRKMRQKKASFTEITDVFAFRVITEDIDACYRVMGALHRTYKPVPQRFKDYIGIPKANGYQSLHTTLFGPFGVPLEVQIRTRDMDKVAENGVAAHWIYKSAGLEVNEAQLRAREWVQRLLEMQRSTGSSLEFIENVKIDLFPDEVYVFTPKGHIMELPKGATPVDFAYTVHSGVGNSCVAAKVNRRLVPLSIPLTNGQTVEIITAPGAHPNPAWLNFVVTGKARSNIRHFLKSQQHNESIVMGKRLLEQALAELSSDYAKVPPESLQAILHDLNYKSAEELLYAIGIGNQMPMVIAKRLVVRPEPAELDKNGKSRPLAIKGTEGMVVHFAECCQPIPGDSIVGRFQQGRGIIVHASDCPLIHHVRSPEQFIALRWDEQVEGEFWVDITVEVANQRGVLAALATAIAEAESNIGNINVDPRDGRHNAVTFSISVRDRTHLARVMRRLRSNNVVMRLYRKKQGE, encoded by the coding sequence GTGAGCTACTTTAAGGAGTTACACGAAGAGCTTCAACATTATCTTGAGCAACAGCAGGTTGAAAAGTGTCATCAGGCCTATCTGGTTGCCGAAAAAGCGCATCATGGGCAGATGCGCCGATCGGGTGAACCTTATATTACCCATCCAGTAGCCGCTGCGCTGATACTCGCCCGCATGCGCCTCGACTATCAAACTATTATGGCAACCCTGTTGCATGATGTGGTCGAGGATACCTCCATCAGCAAGGAAGAGTTAAGCCAGTTGTTTGGTGAGGAAGTCACTGCCCTGGTAGATGGTGTCACCAAATTGACTAAAATAAAGTTTGAGTCCCGAGCGGAAGCCCAGGCTGAAAATTTTAGAAAGATGGTTCTGGCTATGGTGAAGGACATTCGCGTCATCATTGTCAAGTTGGCTGATCGCTATCACAACATGAAGACTCTTGGGGCGATGCCTTCGTCCAAGCGTCGACGCATTGCAATTGAAACCCTTGAAATTTATGCGCCTATTGCTAATCGGCTGGGGATGCATGCTATTTATGTGGGTCTGGAAGATTTAGGCTTTCAGGCGCTCTATCCCATGCGATTTCGCGCAATCAAATCAGCCGTTGAGAAGTCACGGGGCAATCGCCGTGAGCTCACACAAAAAATAGAACATGACCTGGAAGAAGCCCTCCAGCAATTAAATATTCCTTACGAGCATGTATTCGGCCGTCAAAAACATTTATACAGTATTTATCGAAAGATGCGCCAGAAAAAGGCCTCTTTTACTGAAATCACCGATGTGTTCGCTTTTCGTGTAATCACCGAAGATATAGATGCCTGCTATCGTGTAATGGGGGCATTGCACCGCACCTACAAACCTGTTCCGCAGCGATTCAAGGATTATATAGGTATTCCCAAAGCCAACGGCTATCAGTCCTTACATACTACTTTGTTCGGCCCCTTTGGTGTTCCACTGGAGGTACAAATCCGTACACGCGATATGGATAAAGTGGCAGAAAACGGGGTGGCGGCGCACTGGATTTATAAATCCGCTGGTTTGGAAGTAAATGAAGCACAGCTTCGTGCCCGAGAATGGGTACAGCGTTTATTGGAAATGCAGCGAAGCACCGGAAGCTCTCTCGAGTTTATTGAAAACGTTAAAATTGATTTGTTCCCGGATGAGGTTTATGTATTTACCCCTAAAGGGCATATCATGGAGCTTCCCAAAGGAGCCACTCCGGTTGATTTCGCTTATACAGTACATTCTGGTGTCGGTAATAGTTGCGTGGCTGCCAAGGTCAATCGCCGTCTGGTGCCTTTAAGCATTCCTTTGACGAATGGGCAGACGGTAGAAATTATCACTGCTCCCGGGGCTCACCCCAATCCAGCCTGGCTTAATTTTGTGGTTACCGGAAAAGCCAGAAGCAATATTCGCCACTTTCTTAAAAGCCAGCAGCATAATGAATCGATTGTAATGGGGAAACGCTTATTGGAACAGGCACTTGCGGAATTATCTTCCGATTATGCCAAAGTACCACCCGAATCCCTGCAGGCGATACTCCATGATTTAAATTATAAATCCGCTGAGGAATTACTTTATGCTATTGGGATTGGCAACCAAATGCCAATGGTTATTGCAAAACGTCTGGTGGTTCGCCCGGAGCCTGCCGAGCTCGATAAAAATGGTAAAAGCCGTCCCCTGGCCATTAAGGGAACCGAGGGTATGGTGGTGCATTTTGCCGAATGCTGCCAGCCTATTCCAGGGGATAGCATTGTCGGGCGCTTTCAGCAGGGACGGGGAATTATCGTGCATGCCAGCGATTGCCCGCTGATTCATCATGTCCGCAGCCCTGAGCAGTTCATTGCGTTACGTTGGGATGAGCAGGTTGAAGGTGAGTTCTGGGTGGATATAACCGTTGAAGTGGCCAACCAGCGAGGTGTTCTCGCCGCCTTGGCAACGGCGATTGCCGAAGCGGAGTCCAATATTGGAAATATTAATGTGGATCCTCGCGATGGACGCCACAATGCCGTTACTTTTTCAATCAGTGTGCGTGACAGAACGCATTTGGCGCGTGTGATGAGAAGACTTCGTTCCAACAATGTCGTCATGCGCCTTTATCGAAAAAAACAAGGGGAATGA
- the gmk gene encoding guanylate kinase, protein MANDGTGNLFIVAAPSGGGKTSLVKELVNSMPDIEVSVSHTTRSMRPAEKNGVDYFFVSESEFLRMINDSAFIEYARVFNHYYGTSVAQIKDRLAAGIDVVLDIDWQGAQQIRRLFPGSVSIFIIPPSLEILKQRLQNRKQDNEAVIGSRMLQAQEELSHYSEFDYLIVNDSFEVASAELRSIVLANRLNIQRQSVKIAKLLSFLLASK, encoded by the coding sequence ATGGCGAATGATGGCACAGGAAATTTATTTATCGTAGCGGCTCCTTCAGGCGGGGGAAAAACCAGTCTCGTGAAAGAGCTTGTTAACAGCATGCCTGATATTGAGGTGTCTGTTTCGCATACTACCCGTTCCATGCGTCCGGCCGAAAAAAATGGCGTGGATTATTTCTTTGTTTCGGAAAGCGAATTTCTCCGCATGATTAACGACTCAGCGTTTATTGAATACGCAAGAGTTTTCAACCATTATTATGGTACTTCAGTGGCTCAGATTAAAGACAGGCTGGCTGCCGGAATCGATGTTGTTCTTGATATCGACTGGCAGGGAGCGCAGCAAATCAGAAGATTGTTTCCCGGCTCGGTCAGCATATTCATTATCCCCCCTTCGCTTGAAATTCTCAAACAGCGGCTTCAAAACCGTAAGCAGGATAATGAAGCGGTGATTGGGAGCCGGATGTTACAGGCACAGGAAGAATTGAGCCATTATTCCGAATTTGATTATCTGATTGTCAATGACAGTTTCGAGGTCGCGTCCGCTGAATTAAGGTCCATTGTACTTGCCAATCGTTTAAACATACAGCGGCAATCAGTAAAGATTGCAAAATTACTTTCCTTCTTATTAGCATCGAAGTAA
- a CDS encoding YicC/YloC family endoribonuclease, with protein MTNSMTAFAREQIQVDGMIFCWEIRSVNHRYMDVSFRLPEPWRFLENDLRTMLRGQISRGKLECQLKHQDNSGIEKTIAVNEPLLNALVNTAEKLSSDNHLANDMSLSKVLAWPGVVNIEQPVLEQYSASILDLFNHTLKRLQLMRSAEGAALHQHVLDKLSRLKTEIEKARGFAGKNSLLARDKLLTRLQSLNLEVDSSRIEQELAILLSKMDVNEELERLSVHIHEVNNSLNAKEPAGRRLDFLMQELNREANTLSSKSDSIEMTQSAVEMKVLIEQMREQIQNIE; from the coding sequence ATGACTAATAGTATGACCGCTTTTGCACGAGAGCAAATTCAAGTAGACGGCATGATTTTTTGCTGGGAAATTCGTTCGGTAAATCATCGCTATATGGACGTTTCCTTTCGCTTGCCAGAACCTTGGCGTTTTCTCGAAAATGATCTGCGGACAATGCTTAGAGGGCAGATTAGCCGCGGTAAACTCGAGTGTCAGTTAAAACATCAGGATAATTCCGGTATTGAAAAAACGATTGCAGTTAATGAGCCTTTATTGAATGCTTTAGTTAATACGGCTGAAAAACTATCCAGTGATAACCATCTGGCCAATGATATGAGTCTGTCAAAGGTGCTGGCATGGCCTGGAGTTGTAAACATAGAACAACCGGTTCTTGAGCAATATTCGGCTTCGATTTTAGACCTGTTCAATCATACGTTAAAACGGCTGCAGTTAATGAGATCTGCGGAAGGAGCGGCACTGCATCAACATGTACTGGATAAACTTTCACGGTTAAAAACCGAGATTGAGAAAGCCCGCGGGTTTGCCGGGAAGAACAGCTTGCTCGCCCGCGATAAACTGCTGACCCGATTGCAGAGTCTGAATCTGGAAGTGGATAGCAGTCGAATTGAACAGGAATTGGCGATTCTTTTAAGTAAAATGGATGTAAACGAAGAGCTGGAACGATTGTCGGTTCATATCCATGAAGTGAATAATAGTCTCAATGCAAAAGAGCCCGCGGGGCGGCGGCTTGATTTTTTAATGCAGGAATTGAATCGCGAAGCAAACACACTGAGCTCAAAATCTGATTCCATTGAAATGACGCAGTCTGCGGTAGAAATGAAAGTATTAATCGAGCAAATGCGAGAACAAATTCAAAATATAGAGTAA
- the rph gene encoding ribonuclease PH, protein MRPSNREPNQLRTIQLHRNYTQHAEGSVLVEFGQTRVICNASVIDGVPRFLKGKNQGWITAEYGMLPRATHSRSDREASKGKQGGRTLEIQRLIGRSLRACFDLKVLGENTITIDCDVLQADGGTRTAAITGACLALRDALNWMVSREKIKKMPAFTYVGAVSVGIYRGQSVLDLDYAEDVLAETDMNVVMNEAGDFIEIQGTAEEKSFNRAQLNGMLDLAETGIKELISLQKSA, encoded by the coding sequence ATGCGCCCCAGCAATCGTGAACCCAATCAACTTCGAACCATTCAGTTGCACCGCAACTATACGCAGCATGCTGAAGGATCTGTACTGGTCGAATTTGGCCAGACTCGAGTTATTTGTAATGCTTCAGTTATAGACGGTGTTCCACGGTTTCTCAAGGGAAAAAATCAAGGCTGGATTACTGCAGAATACGGAATGTTGCCCCGAGCCACTCACAGCCGCTCTGACCGGGAAGCCAGTAAAGGAAAGCAAGGCGGCCGAACCCTTGAAATTCAGCGTTTGATTGGCCGCTCACTTCGCGCCTGCTTCGATCTTAAAGTGCTGGGTGAAAATACTATTACCATCGACTGTGATGTGCTTCAGGCTGACGGAGGAACAAGAACAGCTGCCATTACTGGGGCTTGTCTTGCATTAAGAGACGCGCTGAACTGGATGGTTAGCCGTGAGAAAATTAAAAAAATGCCGGCGTTCACTTATGTCGGAGCCGTCTCAGTAGGGATTTACCGCGGGCAATCCGTGCTGGATCTGGACTATGCAGAAGACGTGCTTGCTGAAACGGACATGAATGTCGTTATGAATGAAGCCGGTGACTTTATTGAAATACAAGGCACCGCGGAGGAAAAAAGTTTCAACCGCGCTCAATTAAATGGCATGCTGGATTTGGCTGAGACTGGGATAAAGGAATTAATTAGTCTGCAGAAATCGGCATAG
- the folB gene encoding dihydroneopterin aldolase produces MDILEIKALRIATRIGVHHWEQQINQNLFIDISIPSDFSQCNDDINKTIDYDALCRSVTDYVESNSFQLIETVADRVAALIKEEFNLEQVVVSVSKPHSVAHANDVRVTVKR; encoded by the coding sequence ATGGATATCCTGGAAATTAAAGCCTTAAGAATTGCCACCCGCATTGGCGTACATCACTGGGAACAGCAAATTAACCAGAATTTGTTTATTGACATCAGTATTCCCAGCGACTTTAGCCAGTGTAATGACGATATTAATAAAACGATTGATTACGATGCGCTTTGTCGAAGCGTGACTGATTATGTTGAATCCAATTCGTTTCAATTAATTGAAACTGTCGCAGACCGTGTGGCTGCTTTAATTAAAGAAGAATTCAATCTTGAGCAAGTGGTCGTTAGCGTAAGCAAACCACATTCTGTAGCTCACGCCAATGATGTAAGGGTGACGGTTAAACGCTGA
- a CDS encoding SGNH/GDSL hydrolase family protein, with protein sequence MSPEKISYFVLMGDSLTDRGTIANKYLWGCIPMSWITGLDKKSPDGRFTNGYAWSDHLSAGIAEDFIIKEVGKEYKMDATDISDAVIAHDSKVRAHVQDSYDLDDDLVVRYKGVDFVRNYSEGGLSAHDYSWVPSSSLSRFFNRMVVSTLEEMREKMIKYDETHQVSNTQKKSTLVIEWSGANDLITVNERPTIGEAKKALKARVENVEELIKKGYSNFILFNLPDLSFTPMYQQKSEYERENAQSCSLYFNEQLRLACNELKIRYPHCSIECFDINSLFTDIIQHPLKWGFDPEKVSTPYYGSADFYNEDGSSPAKGYIFWDTIHPSADMHALLAHHFYLKYQFKYNFIAPDFLGESQRKEASSTISELRRQFIQEYGTRLAKDKNSFFGSLYRSNIDYKNASLEEIFRHALYEKGYRTRASITHLNWIDKKGNITLKVPPLETAKMVVEAKEGIRRERPEDERLSKRM encoded by the coding sequence ATGAGCCCGGAAAAGATTTCATACTTTGTATTAATGGGGGATAGCCTGACCGACCGTGGCACTATTGCGAATAAATATTTATGGGGTTGTATTCCTATGAGCTGGATAACCGGTCTGGATAAAAAATCACCGGATGGCCGTTTCACCAATGGCTATGCATGGAGTGATCATCTGAGCGCCGGTATTGCTGAAGATTTCATTATCAAAGAGGTAGGTAAAGAGTACAAAATGGATGCGACGGACATTAGCGACGCAGTGATTGCCCATGATAGTAAAGTTCGAGCACATGTTCAGGATAGTTATGATTTGGATGATGATCTGGTAGTCCGCTATAAAGGAGTTGATTTCGTTAGAAATTACAGCGAAGGGGGATTAAGCGCGCATGATTATAGCTGGGTTCCAAGCTCAAGTTTGAGCCGTTTCTTTAATCGAATGGTGGTATCAACGCTTGAAGAAATGCGGGAGAAAATGATCAAATATGACGAGACTCATCAGGTGTCGAATACACAGAAAAAATCAACACTGGTTATTGAATGGTCTGGAGCCAATGATTTAATCACGGTTAATGAGCGGCCCACTATTGGCGAAGCAAAAAAAGCTTTGAAGGCCAGAGTTGAAAATGTTGAGGAACTAATAAAAAAAGGCTACTCGAATTTTATTTTATTTAATCTGCCGGACTTGTCATTTACTCCCATGTATCAGCAAAAAAGTGAATATGAGAGAGAGAATGCTCAATCCTGCTCGCTTTATTTTAATGAGCAGTTACGGCTAGCCTGTAATGAGTTAAAGATTCGCTATCCCCATTGTTCAATTGAATGCTTTGATATTAACTCGCTGTTTACTGATATAATTCAGCATCCCCTGAAATGGGGATTTGATCCAGAGAAGGTGAGTACTCCTTATTATGGCTCTGCTGATTTTTACAATGAAGACGGCAGCTCGCCGGCAAAGGGTTATATTTTCTGGGATACTATTCATCCTTCCGCCGATATGCATGCTCTTCTTGCTCATCATTTCTATCTGAAATATCAGTTCAAATACAATTTTATTGCGCCTGATTTTTTAGGTGAAAGCCAGCGAAAAGAGGCGAGTTCAACTATTAGTGAATTGCGGCGTCAGTTTATTCAAGAATACGGCACCCGTCTGGCCAAAGATAAAAACAGCTTTTTTGGCAGCTTGTATCGTTCCAATATTGATTATAAAAATGCCAGTCTCGAAGAGATATTTCGTCACGCACTGTATGAAAAGGGCTATAGAACGCGCGCCAGCATCACTCATTTAAACTGGATAGACAAGAAGGGAAATATCACTTTGAAAGTGCCGCCTTTGGAAACTGCAAAAATGGTTGTGGAGGCGAAGGAGGGGATAAGAAGGGAGCGCCCTGAAGACGAGAGGTTGTCAAAAAGAATGTAA